In the genome of candidate division KSB1 bacterium, the window AGAAATTAAGCCGGGCACACTGCTCGGTTCCAGGCAAACGATTCAAAACTGGATCGCCGAGAGCCATGCCGAAATTAGCGCTTCCCGGCTCATGGTGCTGCAAACGGCAGACAAGATCGACCGGGAGAGTAGCTCCGCAGCGCGCCTGGAAATTTCAACCATTAAATTTTATGTGGCCGGCGTCATGCAGAGAGTACTCGATCGGGCTTTGCAGACGCACGGCGCGCTTGGCATGACCGATGATACCATACTGGCTTACTTTTATCGCCACGAACGCGCCTCGCGTATTTACGATGGTCCGGATGAGGTGCATAAAAGCGTGGTGGCGAGGAGTCTGTTGAAAAATTATTCAGGTAAATAGACTGTAGGTTTTTAGGCTGTAGGAAGAATCCATGCGAGATCATACGAAGCTTCGAGCGTTTGAGTTAGCCGACGAAGTGGCAATTATAATCTATCAAGTCACCAGGGATTTTCCCAAGGAAGAGTTATATGGATTAACTTCTCAGATGAGAAGAGCAGCGGTTTCGGTCCCCTCCAACATCGTCGAAGGATGCGCAAGAGAAAGCCAGAACGAATATCTTCGTTTTCTTGAAATAGC includes:
- a CDS encoding four helix bundle protein, yielding MRDHTKLRAFELADEVAIIIYQVTRDFPKEELYGLTSQMRRAAVSVPSNIVEGCARESQNEYLRFLEIAFGSLRELHYQFSLAKRLGYLKDDDISNYDSKIIETEKVLGALIRSLRKT